In Halalkalibaculum roseum, a single window of DNA contains:
- a CDS encoding P-II family nitrogen regulator, translated as MKLIKAFIRPELLEEVYIALRREGYPSMTVFEGEGTGRFSDPESSHGSLDFPAMHNRIVKIEIAAQDANCDSIIHVIKEQGCTGGKGDGVIFVSPIDQALRIRDGKKGPEVLN; from the coding sequence ATGAAACTTATAAAAGCTTTTATCAGACCCGAATTGCTGGAAGAAGTTTACATTGCGCTACGCAGAGAGGGATATCCCTCCATGACTGTTTTTGAAGGTGAGGGAACGGGCCGATTCAGCGACCCCGAGAGCAGTCACGGTTCCCTGGATTTCCCGGCTATGCACAACAGGATCGTTAAAATTGAAATTGCAGCTCAAGATGCGAATTGCGATTCCATTATCCATGTTATTAAAGAACAGGGGTGCACCGGTGGGAAAGGAGATGGTGTGATATTCGTATCACCGATTGATCAAGCACTGCGCATCAGGGATGGGAAAAAAGGGCCTGAAGTACTTAACTAA
- a CDS encoding GDCCVxC domain-containing (seleno)protein: MKEEIALNSTVTCPECGHQSKETMPEDSCLFFWKCPNCEELIKPQKGDCCVYCSYGDTPCPPVQKSGCC, encoded by the coding sequence ATGAAAGAGGAGATCGCATTAAACTCTACAGTAACCTGTCCCGAATGCGGACACCAATCCAAAGAAACAATGCCGGAGGACTCCTGCCTCTTTTTTTGGAAATGTCCAAATTGTGAAGAATTGATAAAACCCCAAAAAGGCGATTGTTGCGTATATTGTTCTTACGGGGATACCCCCTGTCCACCCGTACAAAAATCAGGATGTTGCTGA
- a CDS encoding SHOCT domain-containing protein, translated as MHWMDGFGGGWMMILWWGIIIAAIIVIIKFFVSSGRPQNQKSAMDILKERYARGEISKEEFEEKKKDLLS; from the coding sequence ATGCATTGGATGGATGGATTTGGAGGCGGATGGATGATGATCCTTTGGTGGGGCATCATCATTGCCGCAATTATCGTAATCATAAAATTCTTTGTTTCCTCCGGCAGGCCGCAAAATCAGAAATCTGCCATGGACATACTGAAGGAGCGTTATGCCCGGGGTGAAATAAGCAAGGAAGAATTTGAAGAGAAGAAGAAGGATTTACTCAGCTAA
- a CDS encoding permease produces the protein MSFLELYAESAKTALGFFWKSGWAFVLGYFVSGMIQAFVPKNELTQYMGEADIKSVSLSTFFGAISSSCSFAALAAARSLVKKGAHFIAAVAFMFASTNLVIELGILILIFLGWQFLAAEIVGGLILIAISSALIKLTYPESWLEAARDKVESEGDELTEDFDWKKRIRSKEGWQLVGHKFVNDWKMAWEDILIGFTIAGFVAVLVPESFWTALFLADAQHLPDWLVTLENALVAPFVAAATFIGSMGNIPLATVLNENGVLFAGIMGFIYSDLMVPPLVHINAKYYGWRVALYIAGVMFVSIVITALILNGLFSLLGIVPESQRAIAEITQFKIDYTFWMNLIFVWIAAWLAWQNRKYLQDHDMKMMKMEGGGWLKRTIVYLFILVLTAGLTAYLFTSII, from the coding sequence ATGAGTTTTCTTGAACTCTATGCGGAATCCGCAAAAACCGCTCTCGGATTTTTCTGGAAGTCAGGCTGGGCATTTGTACTGGGATATTTTGTAAGCGGTATGATTCAGGCTTTTGTACCCAAAAATGAGCTTACCCAATATATGGGAGAAGCCGATATTAAAAGTGTTTCTCTCTCCACTTTTTTCGGTGCTATATCCTCTTCCTGTTCCTTCGCTGCACTAGCTGCAGCCCGTTCTCTGGTAAAAAAAGGTGCCCACTTTATTGCCGCAGTGGCTTTTATGTTTGCCTCGACGAACCTTGTTATAGAGCTTGGTATTCTAATTCTCATTTTTCTAGGCTGGCAGTTTCTGGCGGCTGAAATTGTCGGGGGACTAATTTTAATTGCGATCAGCAGTGCCCTCATAAAACTGACCTATCCTGAGAGCTGGCTGGAAGCTGCACGTGACAAGGTGGAGAGCGAAGGCGACGAACTTACTGAAGATTTCGATTGGAAGAAACGTATTAGAAGCAAAGAGGGCTGGCAACTGGTCGGGCATAAATTTGTTAACGACTGGAAGATGGCCTGGGAGGATATTCTGATCGGATTTACCATTGCAGGTTTTGTCGCCGTACTGGTTCCTGAATCGTTTTGGACCGCCCTTTTCCTGGCTGATGCCCAACACCTTCCCGATTGGTTGGTTACCCTCGAAAATGCGCTGGTAGCACCATTTGTTGCAGCAGCAACGTTTATCGGGTCAATGGGCAATATTCCTTTGGCAACCGTGCTTAATGAGAATGGAGTACTCTTTGCCGGTATCATGGGATTCATCTATTCCGACCTTATGGTTCCGCCATTGGTACATATCAATGCCAAGTACTACGGTTGGCGAGTAGCTTTATATATTGCCGGAGTCATGTTTGTGAGTATCGTAATTACAGCACTTATTCTAAACGGACTCTTCTCTCTGTTGGGAATAGTGCCTGAAAGCCAACGTGCTATAGCTGAAATAACACAGTTCAAGATCGATTATACCTTCTGGATGAATCTTATCTTTGTCTGGATTGCCGCCTGGCTGGCCTGGCAAAACAGAAAATATCTACAGGATCATGACATGAAAATGATGAAAATGGAAGGCGGTGGCTGGCTGAAAAGAACTATCGTTTATCTCTTCATTTTAGTGTTGACAGCAGGTCTTACAGCTTACCTCTTTACGTCTATCATTTAG
- a CDS encoding DUF411 domain-containing protein yields the protein MRKLIHNTLFAMLILGLVSACSQNRSDNSGGAEKASFTMYKNEGCVCCADWASYMEANGYDVTEQPIDNLAAFKFTNKVPNDMSSCHTSIINGYVVEGHVPVEDIERLLNEKPDAKGIAVPGMPIGSPGMENPNRPDDAYDVMIFQEDGSRQVYASH from the coding sequence ATGAGAAAGTTAATTCACAATACCCTGTTTGCAATGTTAATTCTGGGTTTGGTATCTGCCTGTTCCCAAAACCGATCCGATAATTCCGGAGGTGCTGAAAAAGCCAGCTTCACTATGTATAAGAACGAAGGCTGTGTGTGCTGTGCGGATTGGGCAAGCTACATGGAAGCCAATGGCTATGATGTAACCGAACAGCCGATTGACAACCTTGCCGCTTTTAAGTTCACTAATAAGGTACCCAACGACATGAGCTCATGCCACACCTCAATCATAAACGGTTATGTAGTTGAAGGTCACGTTCCGGTTGAAGATATTGAGCGACTTCTAAATGAGAAGCCCGATGCCAAGGGCATTGCAGTACCAGGTATGCCCATCGGTTCGCCGGGCATGGAAAATCCCAACAGACCTGATGATGCCTATGACGTAATGATTTTTCAGGAGGACGGATCACGCCAGGTTTATGCAAGCCACTGA
- a CDS encoding DUF2231 domain-containing protein yields the protein MSIIPEWAPNIHPIIVHFPIALIFMAVLMDLLNLFLPDKRWDDLKSTILYGAGTLAALISYYTGTLAGDSVFLPSEAQSVLNSHSEWAWWTIWFFVAYLALRLIFHRLDIIDQFKFRVIILLTVLPGLFMLYETGEHGAEMVFGYGVGTGQLIQKEQKEITSTDSLEATNQGTFTVEENGDWSWRMSPNAVSSLLENFRWMKGSAQSLNPSVVQSGDLQLLSISGDSLSSFFTTTNSYQNVQVDYYLNLTDFEGEIMLLNHVKDAQNYDFVNLSTDGTITQGRVTDGSREVFAEESYSASGMLFIRTVANGTHFRGYINKEMVVHGHGDAPEPGEVGMAIDGSGTLLIDRVELTQLQ from the coding sequence ATGAGCATTATACCGGAATGGGCCCCAAACATTCACCCGATTATTGTTCACTTTCCCATTGCCCTGATATTTATGGCGGTTCTAATGGATCTGCTGAATCTCTTTTTGCCTGATAAAAGGTGGGATGATCTCAAGTCGACCATTCTATACGGCGCAGGGACTCTTGCCGCTCTGATCAGTTATTATACCGGTACATTGGCGGGTGACAGTGTATTTCTGCCATCAGAAGCACAATCGGTTCTGAATAGCCACTCTGAATGGGCCTGGTGGACCATCTGGTTCTTCGTTGCGTACCTGGCACTAAGATTGATATTTCACAGGCTGGATATCATTGACCAATTTAAATTCAGGGTTATCATTTTACTGACAGTGTTACCCGGGCTTTTTATGCTATATGAAACAGGCGAACATGGGGCCGAAATGGTATTTGGCTACGGTGTCGGCACCGGTCAGCTGATCCAAAAGGAACAAAAAGAGATCACATCAACGGATAGCCTGGAAGCTACCAACCAAGGTACCTTCACCGTAGAGGAAAACGGCGACTGGTCATGGCGCATGAGTCCGAATGCCGTCAGTTCGCTTCTGGAAAACTTCCGGTGGATGAAAGGTTCTGCACAGTCCCTTAATCCTTCTGTTGTACAAAGCGGGGATTTACAGTTACTTTCAATTAGCGGTGACTCTCTGAGTAGTTTTTTCACCACTACGAATAGTTATCAAAATGTACAGGTAGATTATTACCTGAACCTTACGGATTTTGAAGGTGAGATAATGCTGCTCAATCATGTAAAGGATGCCCAAAACTATGATTTTGTGAATTTATCTACGGATGGCACCATTACCCAGGGGCGAGTGACTGATGGAAGCCGGGAAGTGTTTGCCGAAGAATCTTATTCCGCTTCAGGCATGTTGTTTATCCGCACCGTCGCTAACGGCACTCATTTCCGTGGCTACATCAACAAGGAGATGGTAGTACACGGACACGGTGATGCACCGGAACCCGGAGAGGTAGGTATGGCCATCGATGGAAGCGGCACCTTGTTAATTGACCGGGTGGAACTTACTCAACTACAGTAA
- a CDS encoding class I SAM-dependent methyltransferase, which produces MTHYSEEAFNRKAKRYEHRWEAYLNHTHEIFLKHIEIEEGETLLDVSSGTGLLALELTELDAPFEKLVLNDPSKTMLEFAQKRLADHPKITFSNQTAEKLEFDDRHFDRIFCLNAFHFYSNQKHALEHFHSLLKPGGRVYILDWNRSGFFRFVNKVITWWTTENINTRSFVEMQDQLNECGFQMINVLEWSWRYWNFFFIEAKLKT; this is translated from the coding sequence TTGACTCATTATAGTGAAGAAGCATTCAATCGTAAGGCTAAAAGGTATGAACACAGATGGGAAGCCTACCTCAACCATACCCATGAAATCTTTCTAAAGCATATCGAAATTGAGGAAGGAGAAACCCTGCTGGACGTCAGCAGCGGAACCGGACTGCTAGCTTTAGAATTGACGGAGTTGGATGCCCCTTTTGAAAAACTGGTACTCAATGATCCCTCGAAGACAATGCTTGAATTTGCACAAAAACGATTGGCAGATCACCCAAAGATTACATTCAGCAACCAAACGGCAGAAAAACTTGAATTTGACGACCGGCATTTTGACCGAATTTTTTGTTTAAATGCATTTCACTTTTACAGCAACCAAAAACATGCGCTTGAACACTTTCACAGCCTATTAAAGCCGGGAGGAAGAGTGTATATACTCGACTGGAATCGATCTGGATTTTTTCGTTTTGTGAATAAGGTAATTACATGGTGGACCACCGAAAATATTAATACCCGATCATTCGTTGAAATGCAAGACCAGCTGAATGAGTGCGGTTTCCAAATGATTAACGTTTTGGAATGGAGCTGGCGTTATTGGAATTTCTTCTTTATCGAAGCAAAACTGAAAACGTAA
- a CDS encoding cupredoxin domain-containing protein, producing the protein MNRQNNISQFAAYSIITILVAVTLLACGTEAERGTNKLFDSGNIPAGESFSYTFGEEGSFNYYCEIHAPNMQGNVQVTAGATSTDPDTVEMINDQFSPEQITVSPGTEIVWINRGTESHTVISGTPSTGNGDIY; encoded by the coding sequence ATGAACAGGCAAAACAACATTTCACAATTTGCCGCTTATTCGATCATTACAATCCTTGTCGCAGTCACTCTTTTGGCATGCGGTACCGAAGCCGAACGTGGCACAAATAAGCTATTTGACAGCGGAAACATACCGGCCGGTGAATCATTCAGCTATACTTTCGGAGAAGAAGGCTCCTTCAACTATTACTGCGAGATTCACGCCCCGAACATGCAGGGCAATGTTCAAGTCACTGCGGGTGCTACCAGTACCGATCCGGATACCGTTGAGATGATTAATGATCAATTTAGTCCGGAACAGATAACCGTGTCGCCAGGAACCGAAATTGTCTGGATTAATAGAGGTACTGAATCTCATACCGTCATCAGCGGTACCCCCTCCACAGGTAATGGTGATATCTATTAA
- a CDS encoding heavy metal translocating P-type ATPase yields MEKKELEITVKGMDCAGCVRSVKSALEDMEGVDSAEVLLSSEKAYLKSNSSLPDLQSLKKRVEDIGYRVVDIQHDKSGDTQQAEDLAKKSFRLFGLVFGAILTVIVAGEWLGLFQTVTDYIPFWAGTLFVVAMGYPVFIQVIKAAINKRVTPHALMALGALAALAAGEWVTAAIVVFFMRTGDFIEGYTTEKARDSIRSLTNLAPKQATVIRDGKEQEVAVDDVQVGDTILVRPGGSIPVDGTVIEGTATIDQSPITGESMPVEVSDGSQVYASTIAQGGRILVKAEAIGRDSTFGKIIQMVEEAESKKGRVQRIADRFSAYYLPVVAGIALLTYLFSGDVMATVAVMVVACSCAFALATPVALLASIGSNAKRGLLIKGGKYIESLAKADVLLLDKTGTLTFGEPSIGEVIPLNGCSREELLKLAASAEFYSEHPLGKAIVTAARNEHLSLEKPQDFESLTGNGVRAKVQQGIITVGNERMVESTEDYENRIQQLKNRGDTIITVQKDNELIGLLTARDTERKSAGEAIDHIKKFGFSHIELLTGDNTETARDLAGRLGINYRAELLPEDKIGIVREFQSQGKVVVMVGDGVNDAPALAQADVGIAMGTTGTDVAIETADIILLRDDWSLIPKLFESVQKTMTVIRWNFGFTTAYNIAGLSLAAFGILPPILAAAAQSLPDIGIMANSSRLLKK; encoded by the coding sequence ATGGAAAAGAAGGAACTGGAAATAACTGTTAAAGGCATGGATTGTGCCGGTTGCGTACGCAGCGTCAAAAGCGCTCTTGAAGATATGGAGGGTGTGGATTCTGCAGAGGTGTTGCTCTCTTCAGAAAAGGCGTACCTCAAATCAAATTCCTCACTGCCTGATTTGCAATCATTGAAGAAAAGGGTTGAGGATATTGGATACCGGGTAGTCGATATTCAGCATGATAAATCGGGGGATACTCAACAGGCCGAGGATCTCGCAAAAAAATCTTTCCGGCTCTTCGGACTCGTTTTCGGAGCCATCCTGACAGTGATCGTGGCCGGTGAGTGGCTTGGTCTTTTTCAAACCGTCACCGATTATATCCCCTTTTGGGCCGGTACACTCTTTGTAGTGGCTATGGGTTATCCCGTATTTATTCAGGTTATTAAGGCTGCCATAAACAAACGAGTAACGCCCCATGCGCTTATGGCACTGGGTGCGCTTGCGGCACTGGCAGCCGGAGAATGGGTAACGGCAGCTATTGTCGTCTTTTTTATGCGGACAGGTGACTTTATAGAAGGGTACACTACCGAAAAGGCACGCGATTCCATTCGCTCCCTGACCAATCTGGCACCAAAGCAGGCTACTGTAATCAGAGACGGTAAGGAACAGGAGGTAGCAGTGGATGATGTTCAAGTTGGAGACACAATTCTGGTAAGGCCCGGCGGCAGTATCCCAGTTGACGGTACGGTGATAGAAGGAACTGCAACGATAGATCAGTCACCTATTACCGGGGAATCCATGCCTGTTGAGGTATCTGATGGCAGCCAAGTTTATGCCTCGACAATTGCTCAAGGAGGACGAATTCTGGTGAAGGCCGAAGCTATCGGGCGCGACTCCACCTTCGGTAAAATCATCCAGATGGTTGAAGAAGCCGAGTCGAAAAAAGGAAGAGTGCAGCGCATTGCAGATCGCTTTTCAGCCTACTACCTGCCGGTTGTGGCGGGTATTGCCCTGCTCACCTACCTCTTCAGCGGTGATGTGATGGCTACCGTAGCCGTGATGGTCGTAGCCTGCTCGTGTGCCTTTGCCCTGGCAACGCCTGTAGCCCTGCTGGCATCCATCGGTTCCAACGCCAAAAGAGGCCTGCTTATTAAGGGCGGGAAATATATTGAATCGCTGGCGAAGGCCGATGTATTGCTGCTGGATAAGACAGGAACCCTTACTTTCGGTGAACCTTCCATTGGCGAGGTCATACCATTAAACGGATGCTCGAGGGAAGAGCTCTTAAAACTCGCCGCAAGCGCCGAATTTTATTCCGAACATCCCCTGGGCAAAGCCATAGTAACGGCTGCCAGAAATGAGCATCTATCACTGGAAAAACCGCAAGATTTTGAATCTTTAACCGGTAACGGTGTCAGGGCCAAGGTTCAACAGGGAATAATAACAGTGGGTAATGAACGAATGGTTGAATCCACTGAGGATTATGAAAACCGTATACAACAATTGAAAAACCGGGGTGACACCATCATCACCGTTCAGAAGGATAACGAACTGATAGGCCTGCTGACTGCCCGTGATACGGAACGGAAATCTGCAGGCGAGGCAATAGACCATATCAAAAAATTTGGCTTCTCACACATTGAACTGCTGACAGGTGACAATACCGAAACTGCCCGGGACCTCGCCGGAAGGCTCGGTATCAATTACCGAGCCGAATTGCTTCCTGAAGATAAAATCGGAATTGTCAGGGAGTTTCAGTCTCAAGGCAAGGTCGTGGTGATGGTCGGCGACGGTGTCAACGATGCCCCTGCCCTGGCTCAGGCAGATGTTGGTATTGCCATGGGGACTACCGGCACGGACGTAGCCATTGAAACCGCCGATATTATTTTACTGCGTGATGACTGGTCGCTAATTCCCAAACTTTTCGAATCGGTACAAAAAACCATGACGGTCATTCGATGGAACTTTGGATTTACCACAGCCTATAATATCGCAGGCCTCTCCCTAGCCGCCTTTGGCATCCTTCCTCCCATTCTCGCTGCAGCAGCCCAATCCCTGCCGGATATCGGAATTATGGCAAATTCATCACGGCTGCTAAAGAAATAG
- a CDS encoding DUF302 domain-containing protein → MSYYVSKTVDYTFEQTIEKATDELKKEGFGILTEIDVKDTLKKKLDVDFKKYRILGACNPEFAHQALQHEDKIGTMLPCNVIVEEHEDGSVEISAVNPMASMQAVENAELAAVAGEVKSRLEKVIQSI, encoded by the coding sequence ATGAGTTATTACGTTTCTAAAACAGTTGACTACACTTTTGAACAGACCATAGAAAAAGCCACTGACGAACTCAAAAAAGAAGGATTCGGAATTCTGACTGAAATAGACGTCAAAGATACCCTGAAAAAGAAGCTCGACGTGGATTTCAAAAAGTATCGCATACTGGGTGCCTGTAATCCGGAGTTTGCACACCAGGCGCTGCAGCATGAGGATAAAATCGGCACCATGCTACCCTGCAACGTAATCGTAGAAGAACATGAAGACGGAAGCGTCGAGATTTCGGCCGTGAATCCCATGGCATCCATGCAGGCAGTGGAAAATGCCGAATTGGCGGCCGTTGCAGGCGAAGTCAAATCAAGATTGGAAAAAGTTATTCAATCGATATAA
- a CDS encoding c-type cytochrome, with protein sequence MHSLSYPVLILLSLTFLVGCNSNNQAEPEYVVQGRWFSKQQFETGKVVYAENCARCHGTYGQSTVANWKKPNPDGSFPPPPLNGSAHTWHHPFEVLVRTIDEGGAPVGGTMPAFGDSLSDEEKIAVIAYIQSLWDNKTYERWVDMNARQ encoded by the coding sequence ATGCACTCCTTATCTTACCCGGTACTGATATTGCTGTCACTCACTTTTTTAGTGGGTTGTAACTCGAACAATCAGGCTGAACCCGAATATGTAGTACAAGGGCGCTGGTTTAGCAAACAGCAATTTGAAACCGGAAAAGTGGTCTACGCCGAAAACTGTGCACGATGTCACGGAACCTACGGGCAGAGCACCGTTGCAAACTGGAAAAAACCAAATCCTGACGGTTCTTTTCCGCCTCCACCCTTAAACGGCTCGGCCCACACCTGGCACCATCCCTTTGAAGTTCTGGTGCGAACCATCGATGAAGGAGGGGCACCAGTTGGCGGCACCATGCCCGCTTTCGGAGATAGCCTGAGCGATGAAGAAAAGATTGCTGTTATTGCCTATATCCAGAGCCTCTGGGATAATAAAACCTACGAGCGATGGGTTGATATGAATGCACGGCAATAA
- a CDS encoding heavy metal translocating P-type ATPase, translating to MNGEHNKHNHSGADHGGKQEKGHSGNHHKHMVEDFKKRFWISLIATIPILLFSHMLQDLLGFGDQFHFSGDLTISFILSTFVFFYGGWPFLKGLYEELKKKQPGMMTLIGIAITVAYAYSTVVVFGVDGQVFFWELATLVDIMLVGHWIEMRSVMSASRALEELAELMPGEAHRINDNGETEDIPLQELKKGDLLLIKPGEKVPADGLVIEGKSTVNESLMTGESKPVSKTVDDEVIGGSVNGEGSITVEVKKTGEDSFLSQVIKLVKEAQESKSRTQDLANRAAFWLTLIALGAGALTFFGWTYWSTQSFVFALERTVTVMVITCPHALGLAVPLVVAVSTSLAARNGFLIRNRTAFEQARNLDAIIFDKTGTLTEGEFGVTDVLTFNDQYEETKLLSLAASVEQNSEHPLAKGILGAAEKKYDVTNFNSITGKGIEGTVEGKHVKVVSPGYLREHDIELPREDYEKLSSQGKTVVFVLIDEQLEGAIALGDRIRKSSYGAINKLKEMGIQCMMLTGDNRQTAAFVAEELGLDDFFAEVLPDEKADKVKEVQRRGLNVAMTGDGVNDAPALAQADVGIAIGAGSDVAVETADIILTDSNPDDVAAVIQLAKSTYKKMIQNLFWATGYNAFAIPLAAGVMINYGIILSPAVGAVLMSMSTVIVAINARFLKIER from the coding sequence ATGAACGGAGAACATAACAAACATAATCATTCCGGTGCAGACCATGGTGGTAAGCAGGAAAAGGGACACTCAGGCAACCACCATAAGCACATGGTCGAAGATTTTAAAAAGCGATTCTGGATCTCGCTGATTGCCACAATCCCCATCTTGCTGTTCTCTCATATGCTGCAAGATCTGTTGGGTTTCGGAGACCAATTCCATTTTAGCGGTGATCTCACGATCTCTTTTATCCTATCTACCTTCGTTTTTTTCTATGGAGGATGGCCCTTTCTTAAAGGCCTGTATGAAGAGCTGAAGAAAAAGCAACCGGGCATGATGACCCTCATAGGCATTGCCATTACGGTGGCCTATGCCTACAGCACAGTAGTTGTTTTTGGAGTGGACGGTCAGGTCTTCTTTTGGGAGCTCGCCACCCTTGTTGACATTATGCTGGTCGGCCACTGGATAGAGATGCGATCTGTGATGAGTGCTTCCCGCGCCCTGGAAGAGCTGGCAGAATTGATGCCTGGGGAAGCACATCGTATTAATGATAATGGTGAGACCGAAGATATTCCTTTACAGGAACTGAAGAAAGGAGACCTCTTGCTGATAAAACCCGGAGAAAAAGTACCGGCAGATGGTTTGGTTATTGAGGGCAAGTCCACAGTTAATGAATCACTGATGACGGGTGAATCGAAACCCGTAAGCAAGACAGTAGATGATGAGGTAATTGGAGGATCCGTCAACGGTGAAGGATCAATAACCGTAGAAGTAAAAAAAACCGGAGAGGATTCATTCCTTTCGCAGGTTATCAAACTTGTGAAGGAAGCTCAGGAGAGCAAATCCAGAACTCAGGATCTCGCAAATAGGGCTGCCTTCTGGCTGACTCTGATTGCACTTGGAGCAGGCGCTCTCACCTTTTTTGGATGGACATATTGGTCAACCCAAAGTTTTGTTTTTGCACTGGAACGTACCGTTACCGTAATGGTCATCACCTGTCCCCATGCTCTTGGGCTTGCCGTACCGCTGGTTGTTGCAGTTTCCACTTCCCTTGCTGCTCGGAACGGCTTTTTGATACGCAATCGAACAGCATTTGAGCAGGCCCGAAATCTGGATGCCATCATCTTTGATAAAACCGGTACCCTGACCGAAGGTGAATTCGGAGTGACAGATGTTCTGACATTTAATGATCAATACGAAGAAACTAAACTGCTTAGTCTTGCAGCATCTGTGGAACAGAATTCAGAACATCCGCTTGCAAAAGGAATACTAGGTGCCGCTGAAAAAAAATATGACGTCACAAATTTCAATTCCATTACCGGCAAGGGTATTGAGGGCACCGTAGAAGGAAAGCATGTTAAGGTGGTAAGTCCGGGATACCTCAGAGAGCACGATATTGAACTACCCAGAGAGGATTATGAAAAGCTTTCAAGTCAGGGCAAGACCGTAGTATTTGTGTTAATTGATGAACAGCTGGAAGGTGCTATTGCTCTTGGAGATCGCATCAGGAAAAGCTCCTATGGAGCAATCAATAAACTCAAAGAGATGGGTATTCAATGCATGATGCTTACCGGCGACAACAGGCAAACAGCAGCATTTGTGGCTGAAGAACTGGGATTGGATGATTTCTTCGCCGAAGTTTTGCCCGATGAGAAAGCTGACAAAGTAAAAGAGGTTCAGAGAAGAGGTTTAAATGTGGCAATGACCGGTGACGGAGTAAACGACGCCCCGGCCCTGGCCCAGGCGGATGTTGGAATCGCTATAGGCGCCGGATCTGATGTAGCAGTTGAGACAGCTGATATTATCCTGACCGACAGCAATCCCGATGATGTCGCTGCAGTCATTCAGCTGGCCAAATCAACCTATAAGAAAATGATTCAAAACCTGTTCTGGGCCACAGGATATAATGCCTTTGCCATACCGCTGGCTGCAGGCGTAATGATAAACTATGGAATTATTCTAAGTCCTGCCGTGGGTGCCGTACTAATGTCAATGAGTACGGTTATTGTGGCTATAAATGCCCGTTTCCTGAAAATCGAACGCTAA
- a CDS encoding TlpA disulfide reductase family protein, with protein sequence MNSRDSLILLLGFLVILGCSNENKNSDTNSGVAPQPVEQLDPYSATLYPAKKEAKAQDFTVTLLNGETFTLSEQQGKVVVMNIWATWCAPCHDETPDFVDLYNQYREEGLVILGVSIDEQGKSVVKPFMEKYEVNYPMFIDDGSVMDKYGPTMGIPTTYIINKKGNLQYFAVGALTQKELEPRINRLLNE encoded by the coding sequence ATGAACAGTAGAGACTCGTTAATTTTGCTTCTTGGATTCCTGGTAATACTGGGTTGTTCCAATGAGAATAAAAATTCAGATACCAATTCCGGCGTGGCACCGCAACCCGTAGAACAGCTGGACCCTTATTCGGCAACCCTCTACCCGGCAAAGAAAGAAGCCAAAGCTCAGGATTTTACCGTTACTCTTTTGAACGGAGAAACCTTTACCCTATCTGAACAGCAGGGGAAAGTGGTAGTAATGAATATTTGGGCAACCTGGTGTGCCCCCTGCCACGACGAAACTCCGGATTTCGTTGACCTGTACAATCAGTACCGTGAAGAGGGACTGGTGATACTGGGTGTTTCTATTGATGAACAGGGCAAGTCAGTAGTCAAGCCTTTCATGGAAAAATATGAGGTAAACTACCCAATGTTCATAGACGATGGCAGTGTCATGGACAAATACGGTCCGACAATGGGCATTCCCACAACCTATATCATTAATAAAAAAGGAAATCTGCAGTATTTTGCCGTTGGGGCACTCACCCAAAAAGAGCTGGAACCAAGAATAAACAGGCTGCTTAACGAGTAG